From the Tenacibaculum dicentrarchi genome, the window TTAGGAGTTTTAAAGAAAAGATATGATTATATTTTTAAAACAGAAAATAGATATCCGAGTGCACCCGCAGTAGCTACTAATATTATTTCACATAAAAATAGTTTTACTCTTGATGGTGTTAAAGTTACTCCGATAGAGGTAATGCATGGAAGGTTACCTATTTTAGGGTATCGTTTTAATAATATAGCCTACTTAACAGATATTAAAACTATTTCATCCGAAGAAAAAAAGAAATTGACTAATTTAGATGTTTTAATTGTTACAGGATTACGAAAAGAACCACATGCAACACATTTTAATTTAGAAGAGTCATTGGCTTTTATTGCCGAAATAAAACCTAAAAAAGCTTATTTAACGCATATTAGTGAATTATTAGGTTTGCATGAAGAAGTTGAAAAAGAATTGCCTGAAAATGTATTTTTAGCTTATGACGGTTTAAAAATTTAATATTTATTTTTCTAATATTAGTATTGATTTAAAGTATCAGAATTAGTTTGGTGGTTTAAAAGTGTATGCTATTTTTACATTAAAAATTAATTCAAACACTAATTGAATGAAAATAATTATATCTCCAGCAAAGTCCTTAGATTTTGAAACAAAAGCTTCTACAAAATTATATTCTCAACCTCGTTTTTTAGAATATTCAACAAAATTAAACACAAAATTAAAAACACTTTCTAAACAAGATTTAAGTGATTTAATGAAAATTTCTGATGATTTGTCAAACTTAAATTATCAACGAAACCAAGATTGGCAAACTCCTTTTAATTTAG encodes:
- a CDS encoding MBL fold metallo-hydrolase, translating into MKITFLGTGTSTGVPMINSTHPVALSNNFKDKRLRSSILVSWDDINYVIDCGPDFRQQMMREKVASINGILFTHEHADHIAGLDEIRPYCFQMGAVPIYTTERVLGVLKKRYDYIFKTENRYPSAPAVATNIISHKNSFTLDGVKVTPIEVMHGRLPILGYRFNNIAYLTDIKTISSEEKKKLTNLDVLIVTGLRKEPHATHFNLEESLAFIAEIKPKKAYLTHISELLGLHEEVEKELPENVFLAYDGLKI